The sequence GTGAGCCACGGCGTATAGCCCTCGACCCAGCCGGAATTGCGCATCCGGTTCAACAGCGTCGTCCGCGTCTGCTCGCTCTGCGCCTGCAAGGTGCCGAGCGCGGTCGCATGGATCTCGCCGGAGAGGTTGTCGAAGGCGGCGCGCGCCGTCGCCACTTCGAGCGGCAGCACCGCGTCATATACCGCATTGCCGGCGCCGAGCTGCTCCACGGCCCCGCCCGTCGCCCTCTGGTTCGGCGTCGCGCCGACCGAGGCGAAGGTCGTGTCGTTGCGATCCAGCGTCAGGCTGATCATCTGCGTCGTCTGATCGAGCGTCGGGTCCAGGAAGGCGTAGTCGGAAAGCGTATTGCCGAAGGTGCCGGTGATCGTGCCGGTGGCGGAAAGGATCGTGTAGGAGGTGCCGACCTGCAGCGGCACGGCCGAGACCGCCAGCTTCAGTGTGCTGCCATCGATATCGACGTCGCCTTCGACCGAGACCCGGCTCATGCCATTGGCCGTGACGGTGGTGCGCAAGGTTGCGGTCGCTTGCAGCGCCAGGTCGCCCCGGATCGTGAGGGTGCCGGCTGGAGACGCGGCATTGCCGCCGGAAAGGATGCCGGCGACCGTGGTCGCTCCCACCGTGCCGATGCCGGATAAAGTACCGTTCGCCCCGACCACGACGGAGGAATCGGCGATGCCGCCATCGACCTGCAGCGTGCCGCCGGTGATCGTCGTAGTGCCCTGGTAGCTATTATCGGCGGTCAGCGCCAAGGTGCCGGCGCCGAACTTGTTCAGCCCGCCCTCACCCGAGATCATGCCGGAAAACACCGTCGAGGTGCCGTCGCCGCCGACCGAGAGCGCGCTGGTCGCGGCGTTCAGGGTGACCGCGCCGGCGCCGGCCAGCGAGCCGATCGTCGCCTTGAAGCCGGCGAGATCCAGCGCCGCGCCGGCGGCGATGGTGAAGGCGGACTTTTCCGCCAGCGCGCCATTCTTCGCCGCCTGCAGCGTGCCGGCCTCAACGTCGGTGCGGCCGGTATAGAGGCTGACGCCGCCAAGGCTGAGCGTGCCGGTGCCGACCTTGACCAGCGAACCGCCAGCGCCGCCGCCAATGCCGCCATCCTCGATGGTGCCATCGACCGTGGTCGAGAGATTGCCGCTGCCGACGGTCAGCACCTTGCCGCCGAGGCGGAAGGTGCCGGCGCCCTCGATGGTGCCGACGGCGATGCCGCTGGTGACCTGCGAGAAATCGACCGTCGCGTTCTCGTCGGCGATCAGATAGGCGGTGCCGCCCGTCGCGTTGCCGGCAAAGGTGGTGAGCCCGCCGCCGCCCGTGGTGATCTTGGCCGCGCCGGCCGAACTCGAGCCGGAGAAATCGACGCGGCCGGCATTGTTGATGGTCGATTGGGCCGCCGTGCTGTTGCCGGAAAAGGCGACCGCCGAGCCCATATTGTTGATCAAATCGGACGAGCCGGCCGAGCTGGAGCCGGAAAAGGCGACCGAGCCGCTATTGCCGATGCGGGCCGAGCCGGCCGTGCTCGTTTCGGTGAACAGGATGGAGCCGCCGGCATTGTTGGCGACGAAGCCGGTCGCCGCCGTGCTGCTGCCCTTGAACGTTACCTGGCCGCTGTTCGACAGCAGCGCCACGGCGCCGAGCGAGGCCTGCTCGGAGAAGACGATAGCGCCGGTGGCGTTGTTGGTGAGCGTCGCGATGCCGGCGCTGCTGGTGCCGGCGAAATTGACGATGCCGCTATTGTTGAGCGAGGCGCCGGCCAGGGTGCTGGCGTCGAGGAAATCGACGACGCCGGTAGTGTTGTTGGTGATCTCGGCCGTACCGGCGGTGGCAGCGTCGGTGAATTCCATCTTGCCATTGACGGTCAGCTTCGAGGTGCCCGCCGTGCTGGTGTCGGCGAAGGTGAGCGTGCCGCTGGCATTGGTGACGAAGGTGCCGCCGCCGGCCGTCGACGAGCCGCTGAACAGCGTGGTGCCATTGTTGGTGACCTTGGCGGTGCCGGCGGTCGCCGTGCCGCTGAAACCAAGCGAACCGCCGCCGTTGTTGACGATGGTCGAATTGCCGGCCGTGCTGGTCTCTCCGAAAGACAGGCTGCCCGTACCGTTATTGGTCAGGATGGCGTTCGCGGCGGTGCTGGCATCGTAGAAATAGGTCGAGCCGCCGGAATTGTTGATGATGTTGGCCTGGTCGGCGGTGCTGGTGTCGTTGAAGCGGACGGTATCGCCGTCATTCGCGGTGATCTGTTCCGACCCGGCCGACTCGGTGCCGTTGAACTCGCGATCGGAGACCGCCTGCGCCGTCATCGGCAGCAACAAGCCCAACCAAAGGGGAGCGAAGGCCCAAGAGAGAGTGCGCCACGGCCCGGAACGGCGCGGCGCGACCGGCCGGGATGCGACGAAGCGGTCTGCCTCGCGCCGACCGGAACTGAAATCTCGCCGCCCAACCATATTGCCGCCCCGACACCTGCCATAGGCCCCAAGGCCTTGCAGAGCCATCGGGATTACCGACGATAGGTGACGCGAAGCGCCTTAAACTATGGTTAACAAGGGATTGATTGTCCCCGCCGGCAGCGGCGGCAGGCCCGATTAGCGCGACAGGCGACGGGCGTTGGCGCGCACGGTCTTGCGATAGGTCTGCACCACGCTGTCGAGCGAAGCACCGCCGGCCATCCGCACCGAGGACTGCGACGCGGCGAGAACCTTTTCGCGCAGCATCAGCTCGGCTTCGCGCTGGGCATCCCGTCCGCCCGCTGCGAGCGTCATGAGGCGCAGGAAAATCACCTGCTGCGATTCGAACGCCAGCATATTGAGATTGAGCCAGGTATGGAACATGAGTGGTCTCCGCGAGACCGTAGGCGAGACATTCACCCCGGCTAGGCTAAAGCTTCCGCGGGACAAGTTGGTTCCCAAGGTCGTTCCTGGAAGCGTCCTCTTAACCTCCTGGTGATATTGTGACGCCAAGACGTGACTTGCCGGAACGAAATCGGAGCTAACTCCGTTGGACGGTTCATAGCAACGCAAGCATGACGCAAACTATCGTCGCGCCTGCTGAGATATTCGGCCCGGTCGCCAGTGTCCGGGTGTTGCCAAGGTTGGGTACCCTATTGTGATGAGCATCTCCAATGGACCACCCGTCATTCTCGTCGTCGAGGATGAAGGTCTTGTTCGCATGGCAGCAGCGGACGATCTGGTGGAAGCCGGCTTCAAGGTCATTGAAGCGGCAAATGCCGACCAGGCGATCAAGATGCTTGAGGCGCATCCGGAGATAACCATCCTGTTCACGGACATCGACATGCCCGGCTCGATGGATGGGATCCGCCTGGCGCATGCCGTGCGCGAGCGCTGGCCGCCGGTAAAGCTGGTCCTGGTCTCGGGCCACCAGTCGCCGACCTCCGACATCCTGCCGACCGACAGCGCCTTCTTCGCCAAGCCCTATGACATGGGCCGGGTTTCGAAGGCGCTATGGGACATGACGGGCTAAAAACACCCCACGCCGTGTTTCAGCCGAGCTGATCGCGCGCGATGGCGAGATGGATCGCCAAGCCGTCCAGATCCCAGGCATATTCCAGCGAGCCGGCCAGTTGACCGACCACGACCCGGTTGGCGAGCGTGCTGCCAAAGCCCTGGCGCTGCGGCCGATGTGCGATCTTCGGGCCGCCGAACTCCCGCCAGTCGACGGCCAGCATGCCGTCATGAACGGCCCAGCTTACCTCCACCCGCCCCTCCGCCGCCGATAGCGCGCCATATTTGGCGGCATTGGTGGCGAATTCGTTGAACACGAGCGCTAGGCTGGCCACCGCGGAACCGTTGACGACGATATCCGGACCGGCGAGCACCAGGCGCGGCGTGCTTTCGTTATCGCCCCGATAGGGCAGCAGGATCGCCTGGATCAAGTCGCGCAGGTTCTGTTCCCCGCCGCCCGTGTCGATGTCGTCGATCAGCCCCGGACGGGTCAGCTCATGCGCCCGCGTCAGCGCGTCGAGCCGCTCGCGGACGGATTTCGCCAGTTCGGCCGGCGTCGTGGCGGCGCGCGCGCTCATCGACACGATCGAGCCGGCAATGGCGAACAGATTCTTGATGCGGTGGCTCATCTCGCGGACGATCAGGCGCTGCTGCTGCTCCGCCTGGCGCCGATCGGAGATGTCGCGCGCAATCTTGGAGGCGCCGATGATGCGGCCGCTGCGGTCCCGCACGGGAGAAATCGTCAGCGAGATCTCGACCAGGCTGCCATCCTTGCGCCGGCGCACCGTCTCGAAATGGTCCACCCGCTCGCCATTGCGGATGCGCCGGAGGATGGCGGGCTCCTCATCCTGCCGATCGGGCGGGATCAGCAGCGCGATCGGCTTGCCGATCATCTCCGCCGCCGTGTAGCCGAACAGGCTTTTGGCGCCTGCATTCCAGCTGACGACGATGCCGTTCAGGTCCTTGCTGACAATGGCGTCATGCGAGGATTCGACGATCGCCGATAGAACGGCGGCCGACAGGTTCGAACTTTTGCGCTCCGTGATATCGACCAGCATGTTGACGCCGCCGACGATCGCGCCGTTCGGATCCCGCAGCGGGGTGGGATAGGCCGAAAAATGCACGCGCGTGCCATCTGGTCGCTCGGCCACCGCCTCGGCGCCGCGCAGGGGGCGGCCCTCCGACAGCGCCACAGCCATGGGACAGGCCTCGTGCGGCAATGGCGAGCCGTCTGGCTTCTGAAGGCGCCAGGCGCCGCTCCATTTTTCCGCATGCAGGACAGGACGGCGCCCCCATAATTCTACGGCCGCCTCGTTGAACGAGGTGATCCGGCCTTGGGAATCGACCGTATAAATAGCTGCGGGGAGCACGTCCACGAAGTCCCGAATCTGGCCGAAACTACGCGTCATCCGGTCAAGATCGGTCAGTTCTGCTTCGCCATGCGACGGTTCGTTGATCATATCGCCCAATGCAGGACCCAATCTGCCCTCCCGGAGTCCGTCACTGTCTCATCTATAGGTCGTTGAACCGATCCACAAATCAAGCGGCATCGCGCCTGTTGCGGAAGATGGTAAATGCGCATCGAAGGAAAAGGCTCCGAGAGGACAACGGCCATCACAAAGCGAAAAAGCCCCGCCAATCCTGGCGAGACTTTCCCGATCCGTGCAGTTCAGACGACGCGAGGCGGAACCGTCATTCTGCGTATTTGAATTCTGGAGCGGCGGTCAGGCTCTCCTTGGTCGCAGCGCGGAGAATCGTCTTGCCCTTCTGGGTCGTGTCGAGATCCATGTAGGGAACGGCGACGAGCTTGGAGCCGATGCCGAGGAAGCCGCCGACCGAAAGCACGGCATAGGGCACCTGCTGGTTGGCGGTCAGGATCAGGTCATCGACCGAACCGATATTGTCGCCATTCTCGTTCTCGACCGTCGATCCGATGATCTTGGACGCACGCCAGCCCGTGGCGATCGTAGCCGGATCCAGCGTTGCGACACCGACCGTCTCCTGCGGCGCGGGCTTCGAATCCTGCGCCATGGCAGGAACCGTGAGAGCCGCGAAAATGGCCAGGGCGGTGAGGGTCTTCGTCATGTTGATCCATCCTTATTGGTAGAGTGACCGTTCAATTCGAACGATACCGGATGGTTCCATTCCCCTGGAGCTTATCCACAGCGGCGCCGAATTCATCCGGATGCTATTGCCGACCAACCGCCGCAACACAATGTTGAGAGTGCGGGAACCAAACAGTGCCCTCCCCGTTGAACTGCCGATAATTTCAACTAGGAGGCTGTTATGGGTCGCGGTATCTTGCTTTGGCTGCTCGGTGTGCCAATTCCGATCATCATTCTTCTCGCTCTGTTCTTCAGATAGGGTGAAAAGATGGCCATCATCGAAGTAGAATCGCCGTCTCCGGCACCGGAGTCGTCGCAATCTGCCGTGTCATGGAGTGCTATTTTCGCCGGCGCCGCAGCAGCGATCACGGTCACTCTCGTCATGGCCCTGCTGGGCTCGGGCCTTGGACTGGCCGCGGTGTCTCCGTGGGCAGGTGAAGGCGCCTCGGCAACCACCGTTGCGGTCTCCACCGTGATCTGGCTGCTGATCACGCAGTGGGTTGCCTCCGGCTTCGGCGGCTACATCACCGGCCGCCTCCGCACCAAGTGGGTTGGCATCCACACCGACGAGGTGTTCTTCCGCGACACCGTCCATGGCTTCATCGCCTGGTGCGTCGCGACGATCATCGTGGTCGGCCTGCTTTCTTCCGCGATTGGTTCGGTTGTGTCCCAGGGCGTGCAGTCCACGACGGCGCTGGTTTCCGGTGCGGCCCAGGGCGCTGCGCAGGGTGCTACCTCGTCGACCAGCAATGTCGGCGATCCGAGCGGCTATTTCATCGACCTGATGTTCCGCCCGGCAACCCAGACTGGCGCTGCCGCTCCGGTTCAGGGCGATGACGCCGCCGTTCGTGGCGAAGTCACCCGTATCCTGCTGCAGGACGCCACCGCGGGTGAATTCCCGCCCGGCGACAAGGCCTATCTGGCCCAGCTGGTTTCCAGCCGGACCGGCATGCCCCAGGCGGATGCGGAAAAGCGCGTCAATGACGTGCTGGCCCAGATCCAGTCCGTCAAGGACAAAGCCAAGGAAGCGGCCGACACGGCCCGCAAGGCAGCCCTGACGACCTCGCTGCTGTCGGTTGTCGCCATGCTGGTCGGCGCCTTCATCGCCTCGGTCGCCGCCGCTTATGCCGGCAGCCGTCGCGACGAGGATACCGTCGCCGTCCGTCGCTAACCGTCCCTCTCGGACCCCGAATGCCGCCGCTCACAGGAGCGGCGGCATTTTTTTGTGCCCACGCCGGGGATCGGCCTTGCCGCGCTCCGCGAGCTGTACTGCCTGGCCAGCAAGAAACGTCTCTCATGAGCCCGATCGCGAGCAAATCCTACACGCCAATGGCGTCACAGCCGGTGCGAAGCTCGTTGACGAACAGTCATTTCAAATGCATGTTTCAATCCGAAGACCGAGATGCCTGAAACGAGGTTTCTTGGATGGGTGGCGCGCCTCCCGGGCGAGACGGCCGCGAATGGCTTTCGGAGACAGACACAATGAGCAAGATGCGTATTGAAGGATCCTTCGTCGCCCTGATCACCCCGTTCAACGCGGACGGAACGGTCGACTTCAAGGCGTTCCAGGATCTGCTGAAGTTCCAGGAAGACAACGGCACCGCGGCCGTTCTTATCCTCGGCTCGACCGGCGAGATCTCGATGCTCAGCATGGAAGAGCGCCGCGAGATCATCTCGAAGACCGCCAAGATGAAGACCGGCGGGATGAAGCTGTTCTATGGCTGCACCGGCGGCGACACCAAGACCTCGATCGACCTCGTGCGCTTTGCCAAGGGCGAAGGCGCCGATGGCGCGATCCTCGCGGCCCCCGCCTATATCTGCGCCTCGGAAGCCGACATCGAGCAGTATTTCCTCGATATCGCTGAGTCGACCGAGCTGCCGATGGGCATCTACAACAACCCGCCGCGCGTGAAGACCGATCTCGGCCACGAGGCGCTGCTGCGGCTGTTCCAGCATCCGAACTTCGTGGTTCACAAGGAATCGACCGGCCGCGTCGGCCAGGTGGCGCAGGTGATCGCCGGCAACCCGGACGTCGCCATCATGTGCTGCGACTCGCCCAATCTCGGCCTCGTCGTGCCGACCATGGCGCTCGGCGGCCACGGCACCGCCAACATGACCGGCAATCTCGCCCCGGCCGAAATGGCGGCCTTGTCCAAGCCGTGGACGACCGACACGGACGGCTTCGCCTTCCGCGAGAGCTACATGCGCCTGCTGCCGCTGCTGCACTACACCTATTCGGCCATCAACCCGGTCGCGGTGAAGTCGCTGATGAAGGCGGTCGGCCTGCCGGCCGGTGACCTGCGTCGCCCGCTCACCGGCCTCAAGGGCCCGGCGCTCGACAAGGGCGTCGAGATCATGCGCACGCTCGGCCTGCTCGACCAGTACGGCCTCAACGCCGCAACCCGGATCGCTGCCGAGTAACGACCTCCCAGGGCCGGAAGGCGGCCGCCTCCCACGGCCGCCTTCCCCGCGGCGCCTTTGCTGCATCGGCCACGCGGTCCTATGCGGCGCGCCGGCCCCAAGTTTGTTCCAGTGACGGAGAGCAGGCCCTGACGACGGTATCCGGTACGAGCCTTGGCCTGCTGATCCTCGACACCGCCTTCGCGCGCGCGCCCGGCGACGCCGGCAACATCGACAGCTGGAGCTATCCGGTTCAGTACCGCATCGTGCGCGGCGCCGATGCGCTCAGGGTGATCGACGGCCGCGCCGAGGGCCTGCTCGACGCCTTCATCACCGCCGGCCTCGACCTGGTGGCGCATGGCGCCAGCGCGATCTCCACCACCTGCGGCTTCCTCGCCCTCCACCAGAAGGCGCTCGCCGCCGCCCTCCCCGTCCCGGTGGCGACGTCGAGCCTGCTACAGATCCCGATCGTCGAGCGTCTGCTGCCTCAGGGGCGCACGGTCGGTGTGCTGACCATGGACGCGGCCAAGCTGACGCCGGACCATTTCGCCGCCGTCGGCGTCGATCATCCCGTGCCGACGGAGGGCCTGCCGCGCGACGGCGTCTTCTGGGGAATGATCCGCGACAACCGCAACGCCGGCCACGCCGCGCTGCGCGACGAAGTCATCGCCGCCGCCCGCAGGCTCGCGGCGCGGGCGCCGGAGATCGGCGCCATCGTGCTGGAATGCACCAACATGCCGCCTTATGCCGCCGAGGTTTCGCGCGCACTCGGCCTGCCGGTCTATGACATCGTGACGCTGGGCGACTGGCTGATGGCCGGCGTCAAACCGCGCGTCTATCCGCAGGCGCCGCACGAGCCGGGGGACGCGGCGTGAGACGCGCCATCGTCATCGGGGGCGGAATCGTCGGGCTTTCGCTCGCGGTCGGCATGGCGCGCACCGGGCTTTCCGTCGTCATCCTGGACGGCTCCGACCAGGAGCCGCGCGCCTCCTATGGCAATGCCGGCCTCGTCTGGGTGCAGGGCAAGGGTGCCAACCACCCGCCCTATGCGCAATGGAGCCGGCGCTCGGCTGCGCTCTGGCCAGCCTTCGCCGCGGAACTGCTGGCCGCGACCGGCATCGATCCGGAATATGACCGCCGCGGCGGCTTCAGCCTCTGCCTCTCGGACGAGGAACTCACGTCGCGCGCGAACATGGTCGCCAGGCTCTCCGGCCAGCCGGGCATCCCCGACGATGTCGTCATGGTCGACCCCGCCTTCATCCGCGAGCGGCTGCCGAAGGTCGGGCCGGACGTGATCGGCGGCAGCTGGTGCCCGGCCGATGGCCACGCCAACCCACTGCTGCTGACGCAGGCACTGGCCGTGCAGGCGCGCGGGCTCGGCGTCGAGATCCTCCGCAACGAAAAGGCGCTGTCGATCGGCATGGCCGGGTCGCAGCTCACCGTCTTCTGCGCGGAAAACCGCTATCCGGCCGAACGCGTCGTCGTCGCCGCCGGCCTCGCCACGCAACCGCTGGCCGCCACGGCAGGCATGCGCGTGCCGCTGAAGCCGGTGCGCGGCCAGATCGTCGTCACCGAGCGGCTGCCGCCCTCGATCGCCCACGCGACGCCGACGACGCGGCAGGCTCGCGCCGGCAGCATCATGTTCGGCAACAGCCATGAGGATCACGTTGTGACACCCGGCACCACGCTGCCGATCCTGGCTAGCCACGCGCAGCGCGCCATCCGCGAATTCCCCTTCCTCGCCGCGGCGCGTGTACTGCGCAGCTGGGGCGCGATCCGCGTCATGCCCGCCGATGGCATGCCGATCTATGCCCGCTCCGAGACCTGCCCCGGCGCCTTCGCCGTCGCCTGCCATTCAGGCATCACGCTGGCCGCCGCGCATGCGGAGATCGTTGGCCCCGCCATCGCCGCCGACGCGCTGCCGGCCGAACTCGTCACCCTCTCCTCGAGGCGCTTCGATGCTGCGCTCGCTTCTTGACCCCGCCGATGCGCGACTGACCGTCACCGTCGACGGCCAGCCTTTCGACGCGCATCCGGGCGAGACGGTCGCCGCCTGCCTGCTGCGCCACGATCTGGTGCCGATGCGGCAGACGCCAAGCGGCCAACCGCGCGCGCCCTACTGCCTGATGGGCGCCTGCTTCGAATGCACGGTCGAGTTGGACGGACGAAGCAATGTACAGGCGTGCCTGACGCCAGTGCGCGACGGAATGGTGATATGCCGGAATTTGCGCGCGTAGACCCGGCGACGGATGTCGCCATCATCGGCGCCGGTCCGGCCGGCATGGCGGCCGCGATCGAAGCGCGCCGCCACGGCCTCGGCGTCACCGTGCTCGACGACCAGCCGGCGATCGGCGGCCAGATCCTGCGGGGGATCACGCACACGCGACGCGTTTCCTACGAAGCATGGGGGCAGCCACTTGCCACCGCTTTCCAGCAATCCGACGTAGAGCATGTCCGCGGTGCCAGCGTCTGGGCGCGCGATGGCGACACGCTGGTCTACGGTGTCGAGGGCCAGACCTGCCGCCTGCAGGCCGGCGCCGTCATCCTCGCCACGGGATCGATGGAAAGGCCGGTCGTCCTGCCCGGCCATACGCTGCCCGGCGTCGTCACCGTCGGCGCGCTGCAGGCGCTGCTGAAGGGCAGCGCCGCCGTGCCGTCGGGTCGTTTCGTGCTGGCCGGCAATGGCCCGCTGCTGCTGCTGACGGCGCTGCAACTGCTGGAAGTCGGCGCGCCGCCGATGGCCATCGTCGACACCACGCCGCGCGGTCGCTTTCTCTCCAGCCTGCGCCATGCGCCGGGGCTGCTCGGTGACCCGGCGCTGGCGATGAGCGGCATCAAGCTGCTCGCCCGCATCCGCGCCGCCCGCATTCCGGTTTTCCGCCATGCTACCGATCTGCGCGTGCTCGGCATCGACCGCGCCGAGGGCCTGGCGTTTCGCTCGAAAGGCCGAGAGCACCAGCTCGACGCAAGCCTGGTGGCGCTGCATGACGGCGTCGTGCCGAACGACCAGCTTGCCGTCTCCTTCGGCTGCGCCAGCCACTGGAATGCCGAAACGCAGTGCTATGCGATGACCACGACGGACGAGGTCCGCGCCTCGGTCCCCGGCATCTGGCTTGCCGGCGATGCGGCGGCGATCTCGGGCGGCTATCTCGCGACGCTGACGGGCAAGCTCGCGGCGCTCGATATCGCGCGCGAACTGGGTGCCGTGACCACCGAGGCGCATGCGGAAGCCGTGGCGCCCCTGCTGGCGGAACGGCGCAGGCGCCTGCGGGCGCGGCGCTTCGTCGACGCGCTCTACGCGCCGACGCTTTCGGCAGCCAAGGCCGATGGCGCGGCGCTGCTCTGCCGCTGCGAGGAAGTGCCGGTTTCGCGCATTCGCGCCGCGATCGCGCAAGGTGCCACCGGCACGCGGCAGGTCAAGGCGGCGACGCGTTGCGGCATGGGCCCCTGCCAGGGCCGGCAATGCACCCTGTCGCTGGTGAGCGTGCTAGCCGAGGAACTGGGCGCCGCCGTCACCGATTTCTCCCGGCCGAGCCTGCGCACGCCCGGCCGCCCGATCACGGTCGCCGAACTCGCCGCCAGCCACACGGGCCAGGGACATACCGGCTCGGACGCCTAGGCGAATTCCGCTTCTCTTCTTGAATCCGCTCGAACCCCACCCCCATCATCCTGAGGTGCTCGGCAAAGCCGGGCCTCGAAGGAGGGTCCAGGGATCACCCGGATGAGGCCGGAGGCACGGACATTCGTCGAGGGCCTCGGCGCTACGCCGGCCCCTCCTTCGAGGCTTCGCTGGCGCGAAGCGCCTCAGGATGATGGTGGAGCGGGTGAATCGGACAAATCTCACCAAGCGCACCGGGCCCGACAACAAGCGCTGGCGAGCCCCCTCGCCGCTTGCGGGAGAGGGTTGGGGTGAGGGTCTGACTAGGCCGCCGCTTCGATCGGCGGCTGGGCCAGGACGGTGATCGGAACGGCTTCCTGTTCGTGGCGCGCGACCTCGACCAAGCAGGTCTGGGCGCTCGGGCCCTGGCCAAGGCGCGACGTGCCGATGTCCTTGGTCAGCGCGTTCGGATTGCCATGGTTCTCGATCAGCCCGCCGGCGCCGTCGGAGATCGGGTTGAACGTCGCTCCCGTCGGCAGGCAGACGACGCCCGGCATGATCAGCTCCGAAATGCGCAGGCCGGCCAGGCAGAGGCCGCGATCGTTGAAGACGCGGACGACGTCGCCATCGGCAAGGCCGCGCGCGGCCGCATCGGCCGGGTTCATGACGAGGCCGGTCCGGTCGCGCACCTTGTTGCGGCGGCTCGGCGCGCTCGCATCCATCTGACCGTGCAGCTTGTCTTCCGGCTGGTTGGAGATCATGTGCAGCGGATAGCGCTCGGCCAGTTCCGACCCAAGCCACTCGGTCGGCTCGCGCCAGACCGGCAGGCCCGGACACTCGGAATAGCCGAAGCCGGCGACTGTCTCGGAATAGATTTCGACCTTGCCCGAAGGGGTGGCCAGCGGGTGGGCGACGGGGTCCTCCCGGAACGGCTCGTAGAGGTTGAAGCCGCCCTCGGGATCCGGAATCCGGACATGGCCCGCCTCCCAGAAGGCGTCGAAATCGGGCGGGTTGAACCCGCGCTCCGCCATCTTCGAAGCAAAGCGGCCATAGATGACGCGCAGCCATTCCTCTTCACTGCGATTCTCGTGGAATGCGGCGCCGACGCCCATGCGGTCGGCCAGCGCGCTGAAGATCTCGAAATCGCCGCGTGCCTCGCCGACCGGCTCGATCGCCTTCTGCATGGCGAAGAGATAGGGGTCCCGCGAGGAGCCGCCAATGTCGTTGCGCTCAAGCGGCGTCGTTGCCGGCAGCACGATGTCGGCATGGCGCGCCGTCGCCGTCCACCAGGGCTCGTGCACGACGATCGTGTCGGGCCGCTGGAACGCCTCGCGCAGGCGGAATAGGT is a genomic window of Kaistia defluvii containing:
- a CDS encoding (2Fe-2S)-binding protein yields the protein MLRSLLDPADARLTVTVDGQPFDAHPGETVAACLLRHDLVPMRQTPSGQPRAPYCLMGACFECTVELDGRSNVQACLTPVRDGMVICRNLRA
- a CDS encoding FAD-dependent oxidoreductase — its product is MPEFARVDPATDVAIIGAGPAGMAAAIEARRHGLGVTVLDDQPAIGGQILRGITHTRRVSYEAWGQPLATAFQQSDVEHVRGASVWARDGDTLVYGVEGQTCRLQAGAVILATGSMERPVVLPGHTLPGVVTVGALQALLKGSAAVPSGRFVLAGNGPLLLLTALQLLEVGAPPMAIVDTTPRGRFLSSLRHAPGLLGDPALAMSGIKLLARIRAARIPVFRHATDLRVLGIDRAEGLAFRSKGREHQLDASLVALHDGVVPNDQLAVSFGCASHWNAETQCYAMTTTDEVRASVPGIWLAGDAAAISGGYLATLTGKLAALDIARELGAVTTEAHAEAVAPLLAERRRRLRARRFVDALYAPTLSAAKADGAALLCRCEEVPVSRIRAAIAQGATGTRQVKAATRCGMGPCQGRQCTLSLVSVLAEELGAAVTDFSRPSLRTPGRPITVAELAASHTGQGHTGSDA